In Choloepus didactylus isolate mChoDid1 chromosome 6, mChoDid1.pri, whole genome shotgun sequence, one DNA window encodes the following:
- the LOC119536467 gene encoding biogenesis of lysosome-related organelles complex 1 subunit 5-like, with protein sequence MSGGGTETQVGCKAAAGGEGGKKRDCPGTAGSPVHLITKDLGEIHSRLSDHRLVIQGETRYFMKEFEEKCGLREMRVLENLKNMIHKTNEQTLPKCGETVQDNLNQVLQRLQAANHSVCRLQQREQIQRKMHGEHLIASEKQHAIQLEDFMKEQHNKWAEVDEKHKKAMERLKDQYAEMEKDLAKFSTF encoded by the coding sequence ATGAGTGGCGGAGGGACGGAGACCCAAGTGGGTTGCAAGGCCGCTGCGGGTGGCGAAGGCGGCAAGAAGAGGGACTGTCCTGGGACCGCGGGTTCGCCAGTGCACCTCATTACCAAAGATCTTGGAGAAATTCATTCAAGACTTTCAGATCACAGACTAGTTATTCAAGGTGAAACCCGTTATTTTATgaaagaatttgaagaaaaatgtggTCTTCGAGAAATGAGAGTTCTTGAAAATTTGAAGAATATGATCcacaaaacaaatgaacagacTCTTCCCAAATGTGGAGAGACAGTGCAGGACAACTTAAACCAAGTTCTCCAGAGATTGCAAGCAGCTAATCACTCAGTTTGTAGACTCCAACAGAGGGAGCAGATACAAAGAAAGATGCATGGTGAGcatttaatagctagtgaaaaacAGCATGCAATCCAGTTGGAAGATTTCATGAAAGAACAACACAACAAATGGGCTGAAGTGGACGAAAAGCACAAAAAAGCCATGGAGAGACTTAAAGATCAATATGCCGAGATGGAGAAAGACTTAGCAAAATTTTCAACCTTTTAA